Proteins encoded by one window of Venturia canescens isolate UGA chromosome 2, ASM1945775v1, whole genome shotgun sequence:
- the LOC122406374 gene encoding uncharacterized protein, with translation MELHANEYQEKLSSLENGSIRYEVLKDGFNPIRKRRDINYTRCFQLMKVILYLELVLFVGWMGCIFFPNYFRIYENRGRDGYSDSTSVIIAGQQNLVKTTTMRSQISIEPEKEGKNIVSETLTATTKNPIDFFNDDTDGSIDYPNGDSLRFVRVQNPGKPPHVFPTHLFDHRLPSVPDPVTSGPSINHFDSTNINNEDYLDYLEPSNDTEYMDILSDINRDVLRNIGLPHSEFDSGLLESIEPDLSHDTSPSDLHVRHSFELSGEEMASPSWKKKRSTESSSSEETKTQTPLVKRSTKSSSSVSGSSLPSSENEETTEGAMKEESNCPKIVDMHGNLVEDPKKIIHYIKRNWFDWILENSIPDCIRIQFEKTAGSDLCGRLIFTCKLDESSETEDKKNELAPEKRSIRSATESNQQDSCAELVTSSRGLEEWRERILIGKDDPTIRKFYREFAKAIMPLALREIVELSTDGRTNMDEHWRTSMEEIKRNISRSTETRQILEENTATIDRMANELRSLVESTVDNYNQCHVVETTPEEAKRAMSAIRMLIDREKCTKNFDGMETKLNSLAAEVVRGEPLDTTVRELRNRFKNIVLSLSKVINSHERQTPIGQYPTGPVEVTHEQWLTYMLGLKQEISRASEDPAIRQQLEADGSPTEEQATQLREIVEYILRGWQYCYRVSFFGSRGIAKHAESNRRMMENSAS, from the exons ATGGAGCTGCATGCCAATGAGTATCAAG agaAATTGTCTTCTCTTGAAAACGGTTCAATCCGGTATGAAGTACTGAAGGACGGTTTCAACCCCATTCGTAAACGACGAGACATCAATTATACTCGATGCTTTCAATTGATGAAAGTGATTTTGTACCTAGAATTGGTACTTTTCGTTGGCTGGATGGGATGTatattttttccgaattaTTTCCGAATCTACGAAAACCGTGGCAGGGATGGATACAGTGATTCGACCAGCGTCATTATTGCAGGTCAACAAAATCTTGTGAAAACAACCACCATGAGAAGTCAAATTTCGATCGAGCCAGAGaaggagggaaaaaatattgtgagtGAAACTCTTACAGCAACGACGAAAAATCCCATCGACTTCTTCAATGACGACACGGATGGGTCCATCGATTATCCTAATGGGGATTCATTGCGATTCGTCCGAGTGCAGAATCCAGGCAAGCCTCCGCATGTTTTTCCCACCCATCTTTTCGACCACCGGTTGCCGTCGGTTCCGGATCCAGTTACGTCAGGACCATCGATCAATCACTTTGATTCAACGAacataaataatgaagattatCTGGATTATCTTGAACCCTCGAACGATACCGAATACATGGACATTCTTAGTGATATTAACAGAGACGTGCTTCGAAACATTGgactaccgcattccgaattCGACTCTGGACTTCTGGAATCAATAGAGCCTGATCTATCACATGACACAAGTCCGAGCGATTTGCACGTACGGCATTCCTTTGAGTTATCCGGCGAAGAAATGGCCAGTCCGTCGTGGAAAAAGAAACGTTCTACGGAAAGCTCGTCGAGCGAAGAGACCAAGACTCAAACCCCGTTAGTAAAACGATCGACGAAGAGCTCCTCGAGTGTGTCAGGAAGTTCGCTGCCATCgagtgaaaatgaagaaacgacGGAAGGAGCGATGAAGGAAGAGAGCAATTGTCCAAAGATCGTTGACATGCACGGCAATTTGGTTGAAgatccgaaaaaaataattcactaCATAAAAAGAAACTGGTTCGATTGGATTTTGGAGAATTCTATTCCTGACTGTATTCGaatacaattcgaaaaaactgCCGGTTCCGATCTTTGTGGAAGATTAATATTCACATGTAAACTTGACGAGAGCAGTGAGACCgaagataagaaaaatgagcTTGCGCCGGAGAAACGTTCGATCAGAAGCGCCACGGAAAGTAATCAGCAGGACTCATGCGCTGAATTGGTTACGTCATCGCGGGGTTTGGAGGAGTGGAGAGAGCGAATTTTAATTGGTAAAGATGATCCGACTATCAGAAAGTTTTATCGCGAGTTTGCAAAAGCCATCATGCCGCTAGCCTTACGCGAGATTGTTGAGCTCTCGACCGATGGACGGACTAACATGGATGAGCATTGGCGGACTTCTATGGAGGAGATAAAACGGAATATTTCAAGATCAACCGAGACGCGTCAAATCCTCGAGGAAAACACTGCAACTATCGATAGAATGGCGAACGAGCTTCGGAGTTTGGTGGAATCAACAGTCGACAATTATAACCAGTGCCATGTTGTAGAGACAACGCCGGAAGAGGCAAAAAGGGCGATGAGTGCCATAAGAATGTTGATCGATCGTGAAAAATGCACTAAAAACTTCGACGGAATGGaaacaaaattaaattctTTGGCAGCCGAAGTTGTGAGAGGCGAACCTTTGGATACAACCGTACGGGAATTGCGAAATAGATTCAAAAATATAGTTTTGTCTTTAAGCAAGGTAATTAATTCGCACGAACGGCAAACTCCGATAGGCCAATATCCTACCGGTCCTGTCGAGGTCACGCACGAGCAATGGCTAACATATATGTTGGGTCTTAAAcaagaaatttcgagagcttCTGAAGATCCTGCTATTCGACAGCAACTTGAAGCTGATGGTTCTCCCACTGAAGAGCAGGCTAcccaacttcgtgaaatagtCGAATACATTTTGCGCGGATGGCAGTACTGCTACCGGGTTTCATTTTTTGGATCGAGAGGCATAGCTAAACACGCGGAGTCGAACCGGAGAATGATGGAAAATTCTGCGAGCTAA